The proteins below are encoded in one region of Betaproteobacteria bacterium:
- a CDS encoding ATP-binding protein, translated as MSAHFTDLSVRARTTELPELLEAMAGRAFELGIADDDVVRLRLIAEELFTNTVTHGHQGDSDRTVTLSLRHSNGVSTLHYEDDAPPFDISKIGQKFASTVELGGLGISLIRGMSKALRYERQGQLNVTEVDL; from the coding sequence ATGTCTGCCCATTTTACGGATCTTTCCGTCCGCGCGCGCACTACCGAACTGCCCGAACTGCTGGAAGCCATGGCAGGTCGGGCGTTTGAACTCGGCATTGCGGACGACGATGTGGTCCGCCTGCGTTTGATCGCGGAGGAACTGTTTACCAATACCGTCACCCATGGCCACCAGGGCGATAGTGACCGAACCGTCACACTATCGCTGCGTCACAGCAACGGCGTATCGACCTTGCATTACGAAGATGATGCCCCGCCCTTCGATATTTCGAAAATTGGCCAAAAATTCGCGTCGACCGTGGAACTCGGTGGTCTGGGCATCAGCCTGATCCGTGGCATGAGTAAGGCGCTTCGATATGAACGCCAGGGGCAACTCAACGTTACCGAAGTCGATCTCTAG
- a CDS encoding EAL domain-containing protein, whose translation MLGPLYQKLSLQQMQDLAEGRNVAMAQVFKNSLRGSLASLMSDSMGRDADFLEQPTEPNQMRTDVLDLMHDTAIIKVKIYNRLGNTVFSTDSKQIGESSLANPGFQSAMNGRIFSNLTHRNDIDSFEGALSDVDVLASYIPIHGKDRAVEGVFEIYQNVTPFVDQLNHSLWMVTAGVVVVFALLYLMQFLVVRRAQGILRDQEGRIKAARDTLEIQVAARTDELKRTNTQLEGEISERRQAQSKLNYLAYHDPLTGLANRRCFIERLEESLLETARRNERLAVLFIDLDQFKQVNDSLGHGVGDELLVSVASRLSEHVRLIDMLARLGGDEFICLMEAVRSEDEVKLLAREILAAFDYPFKLGDHELFLTASVGISQSPGDGDSVLALMRNADTAMYRAKALGRGNFHFYTPEMTRDAQERIQMENLLRRALANGELSVHLQPQVETGTGRLVGAEALVRWNSPELGLVMPMRFIPLAEDSGLIIGLGNWVLRETCRQVMQWRMSGFDLPQVAVNLSVKQLERPEFFDILGQILDETGMEPSRLKLELTESVVMAVGGEAFDLLERLRDLGISLSLDDFGTGYSSLSYLKMLPVQQLKIDRSFVEGIGKNPGDEAIIKTVMELARSLGFEVIAEGVETIQQSEFLRNLGCEQLQGHLHGKAVAPAEFRARWFAGL comes from the coding sequence GTGCTAGGACCGCTTTACCAGAAGCTTTCGCTGCAGCAGATGCAGGATCTGGCCGAAGGCCGCAATGTTGCCATGGCCCAGGTGTTCAAGAACTCACTGCGCGGCTCACTGGCATCGCTGATGAGCGACTCGATGGGCCGGGATGCCGATTTTCTCGAGCAGCCGACCGAGCCGAACCAGATGCGTACCGATGTGCTCGATCTGATGCACGACACCGCCATTATCAAGGTCAAGATCTACAACCGCCTCGGCAATACGGTTTTTTCGACCGATAGCAAACAGATTGGTGAAAGCAGTCTGGCTAACCCGGGTTTTCAATCAGCGATGAACGGGCGGATATTCAGCAATCTGACCCATCGAAACGATATCGATAGCTTCGAGGGGGCGTTGTCAGATGTTGATGTACTCGCCAGCTACATCCCCATCCATGGCAAGGACCGAGCAGTCGAGGGCGTTTTCGAGATTTATCAAAATGTGACGCCCTTCGTGGACCAGTTGAACCACAGCCTGTGGATGGTCACGGCCGGCGTGGTGGTGGTCTTTGCCTTGCTGTACCTGATGCAGTTTCTGGTTGTTCGCCGAGCCCAGGGGATTCTCAGGGATCAGGAAGGTCGTATCAAGGCGGCGCGCGATACGCTCGAAATTCAGGTGGCAGCGCGTACTGACGAGCTGAAGCGGACCAATACCCAGCTCGAAGGCGAAATTTCCGAGCGGCGTCAGGCGCAAAGCAAGCTCAACTATCTCGCCTACCACGATCCGCTGACCGGCTTGGCCAACCGCCGTTGCTTCATTGAGCGCCTGGAAGAAAGCCTGCTGGAAACAGCGCGTCGCAACGAGCGACTGGCCGTGTTGTTCATAGACCTCGACCAGTTCAAGCAGGTGAATGATTCGCTTGGCCATGGGGTGGGCGACGAATTGCTGGTTTCGGTAGCGTCGCGACTGTCCGAACATGTTCGCCTGATCGACATGCTGGCCCGCCTTGGCGGGGACGAATTCATTTGCCTGATGGAGGCGGTGCGCAGTGAGGACGAGGTGAAGTTGCTTGCCCGTGAAATTCTTGCTGCTTTCGATTACCCGTTCAAACTGGGCGATCATGAACTCTTCCTGACCGCATCGGTCGGTATCAGCCAGTCCCCGGGTGACGGTGACAGTGTGCTGGCGCTGATGCGCAACGCTGATACCGCGATGTATCGCGCCAAGGCATTGGGGCGGGGCAATTTCCATTTTTATACGCCGGAAATGACTCGCGATGCGCAGGAGCGCATCCAGATGGAGAATCTCCTGCGTCGGGCCCTGGCCAACGGCGAACTGTCAGTGCACCTGCAGCCCCAGGTTGAAACGGGTACTGGACGCCTGGTCGGTGCCGAGGCGCTGGTGCGCTGGAACAGTCCGGAGCTCGGTCTGGTCATGCCGATGCGTTTCATCCCGCTGGCCGAAGATTCCGGTTTGATTATCGGACTGGGTAACTGGGTCTTGCGCGAGACCTGCCGACAGGTAATGCAATGGCGCATGAGCGGCTTCGATCTCCCGCAAGTTGCGGTCAATCTGTCCGTCAAACAGCTTGAGCGCCCGGAATTCTTCGACATACTGGGGCAGATTCTCGACGAAACGGGTATGGAGCCGTCCCGCTTGAAGCTGGAACTGACCGAATCTGTGGTTATGGCGGTGGGCGGTGAAGCCTTTGACTTGCTCGAACGCCTGCGTGATCTGGGTATCAGCCTGTCGCTCGATGATTTTGGTACGGGTTATTCGTCGCTGAGTTACCTCAAGATGTTGCCGGTTCAGCAACTGAAAATTGATCGTTCGTTCGTTGAGGGGATCGGCAAGAATCCCGGCGATGAAGCGATTATCAAGACGGTGATGGAACTCGCCCGCAGCCTGGGTTTTGAAGTGATCGCCGAGGGCGTCGAAACAATCCAGCAATCCGAATTTCTCAGAAATCTCGGATGTGAGCAACTGCAAGGGCATCTGCACGGAAAAGCGGTAGCACCCGCGGAATTTCGCGCCCGCTGGTTCGCTGGTTTGTGA
- a CDS encoding FtsX-like permease family protein, with product MIGHAWRVLGRELRSGELRLLFAALAIAVAAVTAVGFFADRVRLALEREAQQMMGGDLILVSDHPLAADYPAEALRRSLQLAQTMVFPSMVIGSVQAQLADIKAVSRAYPLRGQVETSPQASQAGAPVQGGPTPGTVWLDERLSAALQVVPGGTVTVGAKTLTVAAILTREPDRGVNFFSLAPRLMMSLEDIAATGLVQPGARIRYTLLASGATKAVADYQGWLSERLGRGERLEDARNARPEIRGALDRAERFLGLSTVLTVVLSAVAVATAARRYMQRHLDACAVMRCLGMTHGRLLGLHAWLFMWLAGLAAVVGCIVGYAAHFALIHWLSALLVLKLPAPGWLPLASGFGVAGVLLFGFAFAPLIQLARVPTLRVLRRELGPPQPLLLGGYALGLVLLAGLIMWMAGDVRLGSWAAGGFAVALGGFWLFARLVIIAIARLRGGAGFGWRLGLASLTRHASTSAVQIVALAIGLMAMLLLTVIRAELLDAWQRSVPADAPNRFVINIQPEQREAVLAQLRASGIEADLLPMVRARLLKIAGREVSPASFPEDERAQRLIEREFNLSWQSSLPVGNQISAGRWFLPAEAGQGLASVEEGLARTLGIQLGDELIFMVAGVEKRVRTSSLRKLSWDSMRVNFFVLTPPGVIEDAPASYITSFHLPNAKADVGPELVRHFPGLTMIDVGAVLQQLQAVIRQVAGAVQFVFLFSLLAGGIVLYSASLTGFDERRYELAVMRALGAHRRQLRQAMLIELAVIGSVAGLMASIGAMVLGHLVGQQVFQLALSFGWLLPMLSAAGGAFLAVMIGWLAVRQLIAAPPLLALRNGA from the coding sequence ATGATCGGACACGCCTGGCGTGTGCTGGGTCGTGAGTTGCGCTCTGGCGAGCTCAGGTTGTTGTTTGCTGCGCTTGCCATTGCCGTAGCCGCGGTTACGGCCGTGGGCTTTTTTGCCGATCGCGTTCGTCTGGCCCTGGAGCGGGAAGCCCAGCAAATGATGGGTGGCGACCTCATTCTTGTTTCCGATCATCCCCTGGCCGCCGACTACCCTGCCGAGGCCCTGCGGCGCAGCCTGCAACTGGCACAGACCATGGTTTTCCCGAGCATGGTGATAGGCTCCGTGCAGGCCCAACTGGCCGACATCAAGGCGGTCAGCCGTGCCTATCCGCTGCGCGGACAGGTCGAGACCAGTCCGCAAGCCAGCCAGGCTGGCGCCCCGGTGCAAGGCGGGCCGACGCCAGGCACCGTCTGGCTGGATGAACGCTTGTCGGCGGCCTTGCAGGTTGTGCCCGGTGGCACGGTGACGGTGGGCGCAAAGACATTGACGGTCGCCGCCATACTGACCCGTGAACCGGACCGTGGCGTCAATTTTTTCAGCCTGGCGCCGCGCTTGATGATGAGTCTTGAGGATATTGCGGCGACCGGTCTTGTTCAGCCCGGCGCACGAATACGCTACACGTTGCTGGCGTCCGGCGCGACCAAGGCAGTTGCTGACTACCAAGGGTGGCTGTCAGAACGACTGGGCCGCGGCGAGCGACTGGAAGATGCACGCAACGCACGGCCGGAAATTCGCGGTGCGCTTGATCGCGCCGAGCGCTTTTTGGGTCTTTCCACGGTACTGACGGTGGTTCTTTCTGCTGTGGCCGTTGCGACTGCTGCGCGACGTTATATGCAGCGCCATCTCGATGCCTGTGCCGTCATGCGCTGTCTGGGGATGACGCATGGCCGGCTGCTGGGTCTCCACGCCTGGCTTTTCATGTGGTTGGCCGGGTTGGCTGCGGTGGTCGGCTGTATCGTTGGCTACGCAGCGCATTTTGCCCTGATTCACTGGCTTTCCGCCTTGCTCGTGCTCAAATTGCCAGCGCCGGGATGGTTGCCGCTGGCCAGTGGCTTCGGGGTCGCCGGTGTCTTGCTCTTCGGCTTTGCCTTTGCCCCCCTGATACAACTGGCTCGTGTACCGACGCTACGCGTGCTGCGTCGCGAGCTGGGTCCACCGCAACCGCTGCTGCTGGGTGGGTACGCGCTTGGTCTGGTTTTGCTGGCCGGATTGATCATGTGGATGGCCGGGGATGTGCGGCTTGGCAGCTGGGCGGCCGGGGGCTTTGCGGTCGCGCTTGGTGGCTTCTGGCTGTTTGCCCGCCTGGTGATTATCGCGATCGCCCGCTTGCGCGGTGGCGCCGGTTTCGGTTGGCGGCTAGGGCTGGCCAGCCTGACGCGCCATGCATCAACGAGTGCCGTGCAAATTGTGGCGCTTGCAATCGGCCTGATGGCAATGCTGTTGCTGACGGTGATTCGCGCCGAATTGCTGGATGCCTGGCAACGATCGGTGCCGGCCGATGCGCCAAACCGTTTTGTGATCAATATCCAGCCTGAACAACGCGAGGCGGTGCTTGCCCAATTACGGGCCAGTGGCATTGAGGCAGATCTGCTGCCGATGGTTCGCGCCCGGCTCCTCAAGATCGCCGGCAGGGAAGTCAGCCCGGCCAGTTTTCCGGAAGATGAACGTGCCCAGCGTTTGATCGAGCGTGAGTTCAATCTGTCGTGGCAGAGCAGCCTGCCGGTTGGCAACCAGATCAGTGCGGGACGCTGGTTTTTGCCCGCAGAAGCCGGGCAGGGGTTGGCCTCGGTCGAAGAGGGGCTGGCCAGGACGCTGGGTATCCAGCTCGGTGATGAACTGATTTTCATGGTGGCAGGTGTCGAAAAGCGGGTACGTACCAGTAGCCTGCGCAAGCTGTCCTGGGATTCGATGCGGGTGAATTTCTTTGTGTTGACTCCGCCCGGTGTTATCGAAGATGCACCGGCCAGCTACATCACCAGTTTTCATCTGCCCAATGCAAAAGCCGATGTCGGTCCTGAATTGGTCAGGCACTTTCCCGGATTGACCATGATTGATGTTGGGGCGGTGCTGCAGCAATTGCAGGCGGTGATCCGGCAGGTGGCCGGCGCCGTTCAGTTTGTCTTCCTGTTCAGCCTTCTTGCCGGCGGCATCGTCTTGTATTCCGCGTCATTGACGGGTTTTGACGAGCGTCGTTACGAGTTGGCGGTGATGCGCGCCTTGGGCGCGCACCGCAGGCAGTTGCGTCAGGCCATGCTGATCGAGCTGGCTGTCATCGGCAGTGTGGCCGGCTTGATGGCATCTATTGGTGCCATGGTGCTCGGGCATCTGGTTGGTCAGCAGGTATTTCAGCTGGCGCTGTCCTTCGGCTGGTTGTTGCCGATGCTGTCGGCAGCTGGCGGTGCGTTCCTGGCGGTGATGATCGGCTGGCTGGCGGTGCGTCAGTTGATCGCCGCCCCGCCCCTGCTTGCTTTGCGCAATGGTGCCTAG
- the radA gene encoding DNA repair protein RadA: protein MAKIKTIYSCTECGATSPKWQGQCPGCNDWNTLVETVAEKAPTNSRFESLAPAAKLQNLSEIEAREVERIATGIGEFDRALGGGLVNGAVVLIGGDPGIGKSTLLLQALAHLSVDSKVLYVSGEESGEQVALRARRLGLDTRKLQLMAEINLERILATLQAEKPVVAVIDSIQTLWSDQLSSAPGSVAQVRECAAQLTRLAKQAGITVILVGHVTKEGALAGPRVLEHIVDTVLYFEGDTHSSFRLVRAVKNRFGAVNELGVFAMTDKGLKGVNNPSALFLSQHGQDVAGSCVMVTQEGTRPLLVEIQALVDTSHGNPRRLTVGLDPQRLAMLLAVLHRHAGIVCFDQDVFVNAVGGVKINEPAADLAVLLSITSSLKNKPLPSKLIVFGEVGLAGEIRPAPRGQERLKEAAKLGFTRALIPEANRPKQAIAGMEVIAVKRVEEAVARIREME from the coding sequence ATGGCAAAAATCAAAACAATTTATAGCTGCACCGAATGCGGCGCGACCAGCCCGAAATGGCAAGGTCAGTGTCCCGGTTGCAATGACTGGAACACGCTGGTCGAAACGGTAGCTGAGAAGGCGCCGACCAACAGCCGCTTCGAGTCGCTGGCGCCCGCTGCCAAATTGCAGAACCTTTCCGAGATCGAGGCGCGCGAAGTCGAGCGGATCGCTACCGGCATTGGTGAATTCGACCGGGCGCTCGGCGGCGGGCTGGTCAATGGCGCCGTCGTGCTGATTGGCGGCGATCCCGGTATCGGCAAGAGCACCTTGTTGTTGCAGGCGCTGGCTCATCTTTCAGTCGACAGCAAGGTGCTATACGTCAGTGGCGAGGAGTCCGGCGAACAGGTGGCCCTGCGTGCCCGTCGCCTCGGCCTTGATACCCGCAAGCTGCAATTGATGGCCGAAATCAATCTGGAGCGCATTCTTGCTACGCTGCAGGCAGAAAAGCCGGTGGTGGCAGTCATCGACTCGATCCAGACCCTGTGGTCAGATCAACTTTCCAGCGCCCCGGGTTCGGTCGCGCAAGTGCGCGAGTGCGCGGCACAATTGACCCGGCTGGCCAAGCAAGCCGGTATCACGGTCATTCTCGTTGGTCACGTGACGAAAGAGGGCGCGCTGGCCGGGCCGCGCGTGCTCGAACATATCGTTGATACGGTGCTTTACTTCGAAGGCGATACGCATTCCAGCTTCCGGTTGGTGCGTGCCGTCAAAAACCGTTTTGGTGCGGTCAATGAACTCGGCGTCTTTGCGATGACTGACAAGGGGTTGAAGGGGGTCAATAACCCTTCCGCGCTCTTTTTGTCACAGCACGGCCAGGATGTGGCCGGCTCGTGTGTCATGGTGACGCAGGAAGGCACGCGGCCGCTGCTGGTTGAGATTCAGGCGCTGGTCGATACCTCGCACGGCAACCCGCGACGACTGACGGTTGGCCTCGACCCGCAGCGTCTGGCCATGCTGCTGGCGGTTTTGCATCGCCATGCCGGCATTGTCTGCTTTGACCAGGACGTCTTTGTCAACGCCGTCGGCGGGGTCAAGATTAACGAACCTGCCGCTGACTTGGCAGTCCTTTTGTCGATCACATCATCATTAAAAAACAAGCCATTGCCTTCGAAACTTATAGTATTTGGTGAGGTTGGATTGGCGGGTGAAATTCGCCCGGCACCGCGTGGGCAGGAGCGCCTGAAGGAGGCGGCAAAGCTCGGATTTACGCGCGCCCTGATTCCGGAGGCAAACCGACCCAAGCAGGCCATTGCCGGCATGGAAGTTATCGCAGTCAAGCGGGTTGAAGAGGCGGTGGCGCGGATCCGTGAGATGGAATAA
- a CDS encoding LysR family transcriptional regulator, producing the protein MADRRLQVFHAVAKHLSFTRAADALFMTQPAVTFQIKQLEEQYGTRLFERRHGSISLTPAGELVLSYAKRILALSDEMETRLSEMTGEMRGPLLVGGSTTIAEFMLPRVLGEFNALYPQVRARLIVANSESIESRVAEHTLDVGLIESPAKLNGLTSQICCEDELRAICAPDYPLANLKSVRPKVLAEYEFISREPGSGTREITDFYFRSHKIAPESLKMQMELGSPEALKGVVSTGLGFAIVSRAVVEKEVQLGELIAIPLNPPLTRSLYFVFPQDRFQSRLAATFIEFAKKKLKEIAL; encoded by the coding sequence ATGGCTGACCGGCGCTTGCAGGTCTTTCATGCCGTTGCCAAACATTTGAGCTTTACGCGGGCTGCCGATGCCTTGTTCATGACGCAGCCGGCCGTTACCTTCCAGATCAAACAGCTGGAGGAGCAGTACGGCACGCGGCTGTTCGAGCGTCGGCATGGAAGCATTTCGCTGACGCCGGCCGGGGAGCTGGTGCTCTCCTACGCCAAGCGCATCCTGGCGCTCTCCGACGAAATGGAGACGCGGCTTTCCGAAATGACCGGCGAAATGCGCGGCCCGCTGCTTGTCGGGGGCAGTACGACCATCGCCGAATTCATGTTGCCGCGCGTGCTGGGCGAATTCAACGCGCTTTACCCGCAGGTTCGGGCGCGCTTGATTGTTGCCAACTCGGAAAGCATCGAAAGTCGGGTGGCCGAACATACGCTCGATGTTGGCCTGATCGAGTCGCCAGCAAAACTGAACGGGTTGACCAGCCAGATTTGCTGCGAGGATGAACTCAGGGCGATCTGTGCGCCGGACTATCCCTTGGCCAACCTGAAGTCGGTCAGGCCCAAAGTGCTGGCTGAATACGAATTCATTTCCCGCGAACCAGGTTCGGGCACACGTGAAATTACCGATTTCTATTTCCGCAGCCACAAGATCGCGCCGGAAAGCCTGAAAATGCAGATGGAGCTGGGTAGCCCGGAGGCCTTGAAGGGCGTCGTCTCTACCGGCCTCGGCTTTGCCATCGTGTCGCGTGCCGTGGTTGAGAAGGAAGTTCAGCTGGGCGAGCTGATCGCCATCCCGCTCAATCCGCCTTTGACGCGCAGCCTGTATTTTGTTTTTCCGCAGGATCGCTTCCAGTCCCGTCTGGCAGCGACCTTTATTGAATTTGCCAAGAAGAAACTGAAAGAAATCGCTTTATGA
- the alr gene encoding alanine racemase yields the protein MKTSRPIRARIAPAAILHNYRLAKRQAPQAKAWAVVKANAYGHGQWRAVEALRAEADGFALLECENAVALREAGVKQPILLLEGVFSARDVRAVAEHQLTSVVHCPEQLELIVQNLPAGVPVSMYLKLNTGMNRLGFTAASLPKAREVLEKMPQLVVTLMTHFAEADGERGVTEQLDNFRRMTSDWRGPVCLANSAAILRHPQTHGDWVRPGIMLYGASPFAEVTAESLGLQPAMTLETAIIGVQDVAPGDRVGYGGTFTAHKPMRIGVVACGYADGYPRHAPSGTPIAVMGKRTTTVGRVSMDMMACDLTDIPEAGIGAPVTLWGEGVGGIVPADEVATAAGTIAYELFCALAPRVPVSVVDTVATTESKASPTVNRK from the coding sequence ATGAAAACCTCGCGTCCCATCCGTGCGCGCATTGCGCCGGCTGCGATCCTTCACAATTACCGGCTAGCCAAACGGCAAGCACCGCAGGCCAAGGCCTGGGCCGTAGTCAAGGCCAATGCTTACGGCCATGGTCAGTGGCGGGCCGTCGAAGCGCTGCGCGCCGAGGCCGATGGGTTTGCCTTGCTCGAGTGCGAAAACGCCGTTGCGCTGCGCGAAGCCGGCGTCAAACAGCCCATACTGCTGCTTGAAGGCGTGTTCAGCGCGCGCGACGTACGGGCGGTTGCCGAGCATCAGTTGACCAGCGTGGTTCATTGTCCCGAACAGCTTGAGTTGATCGTGCAAAACTTGCCGGCCGGCGTGCCGGTATCAATGTATCTGAAACTCAATACCGGCATGAACAGGCTGGGTTTTACTGCTGCAAGCTTGCCCAAGGCCCGAGAAGTTCTCGAGAAAATGCCGCAGCTTGTCGTCACGCTGATGACCCATTTCGCCGAAGCCGACGGCGAACGCGGTGTCACCGAGCAACTCGACAATTTTCGCCGGATGACCAGCGACTGGCGCGGCCCGGTCTGTCTGGCCAATTCGGCAGCTATCCTGCGCCATCCACAAACGCATGGCGACTGGGTCCGCCCGGGCATCATGCTCTATGGCGCCAGCCCGTTCGCCGAAGTTACTGCTGAGTCGCTCGGTCTACAGCCAGCCATGACGCTGGAAACTGCCATTATCGGCGTGCAGGATGTCGCCCCTGGCGATCGTGTCGGTTACGGGGGCACATTTACCGCCCATAAGCCGATGCGCATCGGGGTCGTTGCCTGTGGCTATGCCGACGGTTATCCGCGCCATGCGCCAAGCGGTACGCCGATTGCCGTAATGGGCAAGCGGACGACGACGGTTGGTCGAGTGTCGATGGACATGATGGCCTGCGATCTCACGGATATTCCGGAAGCCGGCATTGGCGCACCCGTTACCTTATGGGGCGAGGGTGTCGGCGGTATCGTGCCGGCCGACGAGGTCGCGACAGCTGCGGGTACCATCGCCTACGAACTTTTCTGTGCGTTGGCGCCACGCGTTCCGGTCAGCGTGGTCGACACGGTGGCGACTACAGAATCCAAGGCCAGTCCTACGGTCAACCGGAAATAA